The following proteins are encoded in a genomic region of Actinomycetota bacterium:
- a CDS encoding ABC transporter permease gives MTLLRFSLGQLLAGRRVVIVALLVALPLVLPAVFAAGADIDPATFTLDLFRQLVLPVLLPVVALTFSTSSLGSELRDGTVTNLLLKPIPRPAVLGAKYLAAVLSSLLVLLPAEAVGHVVAAGGLGSTDLLAGMLLATTVGTLAYCALGMLLSLLMARALLVGLAYALLWEGAVVSVAPSAASLSIRGYTEGVLAAVLRGGGVELTTRLGPVSATVLATVVTLAALFLAVRRLERMDIP, from the coding sequence ATGACCTTGCTGCGGTTCAGCCTTGGCCAGCTGCTGGCCGGACGGCGGGTGGTCATCGTCGCCCTGCTGGTCGCGCTGCCGCTGGTGCTCCCGGCGGTGTTCGCGGCCGGGGCCGACATCGACCCGGCCACCTTCACCCTCGACCTGTTCCGCCAGCTGGTCCTGCCCGTGCTGCTCCCGGTGGTCGCCCTCACCTTCTCGACCTCGAGCCTCGGCTCGGAGCTGCGCGACGGCACGGTCACCAACCTCCTGCTCAAGCCGATCCCGCGCCCGGCCGTGCTCGGGGCCAAGTACCTGGCCGCCGTGCTGTCGTCGCTGCTGGTCCTGCTACCCGCCGAGGCGGTCGGGCACGTGGTCGCCGCCGGCGGGCTCGGCTCGACCGACCTGCTCGCCGGCATGCTGCTGGCCACCACCGTCGGCACGCTCGCCTACTGCGCCCTCGGGATGCTGCTGTCGCTGCTCATGGCCAGGGCCCTGCTGGTCGGCCTGGCCTATGCCCTGCTGTGGGAGGGAGCGGTCGTCTCGGTCGCCCCCTCGGCGGCGTCGCTGTCCATCCGCGGCTACACCGAGGGCGTGCTCGCCGCCGTCCTGCGCGGCGGCGGGGTGGAGCTGACCACCCGCCTGGGCCCGGTCAGCGCGACCGTCCTGGCCACCGTCGTCACCCTGGCCGCCCTGTTCCTGGCCGTCCGCCGTCTGGAGCGGATGGACATCCCCTGA
- a CDS encoding ABC transporter ATP-binding protein translates to MSGPAPNGAPVVELRRFSKWYGDVVAVADLSFELRPGVTGLLGPNGAGKTTTLKAICGLLHPSQGEVLLFGRPIRNDPMLYRAIGVVPDGDRLYPRLTIRSYVRLHAELQGLADAGAAAERAIAEVDLQPLADRRLKGLSKGERQRTKVAGAIVHQPALLVLDEPMTGMDPGQRARFIELVRLIGEAGVTVLVSSHILGEVERLASQILVLVSGRLAASGDYHAIRDLMADQPRTVMVKADDARLLAAGLIALPSTVAVEVDGDALRARTRSVDSFATALPRLARDQGASLREVRTTDESLEQVFRYLVGRR, encoded by the coding sequence ATGAGCGGCCCGGCGCCGAACGGCGCTCCCGTGGTCGAGCTGCGGCGGTTCTCGAAGTGGTACGGGGACGTGGTCGCCGTGGCCGACCTGTCGTTCGAGCTGCGGCCGGGGGTGACCGGGCTGCTGGGACCCAACGGGGCCGGCAAGACCACCACCCTCAAGGCCATCTGCGGGCTGCTGCATCCCTCCCAGGGCGAGGTGCTGCTGTTCGGGCGGCCCATCCGCAACGACCCGATGCTGTACCGGGCCATCGGGGTGGTGCCCGACGGGGACCGGCTCTACCCGCGGCTGACCATCCGCTCCTATGTCCGGCTGCACGCCGAGCTGCAGGGGCTGGCCGACGCCGGGGCGGCCGCCGAGCGGGCCATCGCCGAGGTCGACCTCCAGCCGCTGGCCGACCGGCGCCTCAAGGGACTGTCCAAGGGCGAGCGCCAGCGCACCAAGGTCGCGGGGGCGATCGTCCACCAGCCGGCCCTGCTGGTGCTGGACGAGCCGATGACCGGCATGGACCCGGGGCAGCGGGCCCGCTTCATCGAGCTGGTCCGGCTGATCGGCGAGGCCGGGGTGACCGTGCTGGTGTCCAGCCACATCCTCGGCGAGGTGGAGCGGCTCGCCTCCCAGATCCTGGTGCTGGTGTCGGGCCGGCTGGCCGCCTCCGGCGACTACCACGCCATCCGCGACCTCATGGCCGATCAGCCGCGCACGGTCATGGTCAAGGCCGACGACGCCCGGCTGCTGGCCGCCGGGCTGATCGCCCTGCCGTCGACGGTGGCCGTCGAGGTCGACGGGGACGCCCTGCGGGCCCGCACCCGCTCGGTGGACAGCTTCGCCACCGCCCTGCCCCGGCTGGCCCGCGACCAGGGGGCCAGCCTGCGCGAGGTCCGCACCACCGACGAGTCCCTTGAGCAGGTGTTCCGGTATCTGGTGGGGAGACGATGA